TGGATGTCATTAAAAGATTTCATTAGGGATACCGTTGGCCTTGGTCAAGAAGACGTATTTAAAGTAGATGTGAAAGAAAGTTTTTCGTTCTTTAATACCGAAGCAGAAGCTACACAACAAATACTTGATAAATTCACCGAATTTAAAGTTGATGGTAGATTCGTAAATGTTGAAGTTTCCAAAAACCCTGGTGGCGGTGGCGGTAGCCGACGCAGAAGCGGAGGCGGTGGCGGTTTCAAAGGAAAAAGAAGCGGCAGAAGAGATGATGACCGTGGTGGAAGAGGAAGAAAAGATAGTGATCGCGAATCTAAAGGAAGAAGACGTGATCGTAGTGAATCTAGCAGTCCAAACTCTGGAAAAAGACGAAGCACTAAAAGAAAGGGAGATTTCTTTTAGTTAATTGTATATTAAAAATACGCTTCGGCGTATTTTTTTTATTTTGTTTGTATCCTTAAACTTGGCGTCAATAGCATGAAATACCTTTTATTAGTCTTAATTACTTTAAGTTCCCTTATTGGATTTTCACAAGACACAGAAGAAAGTCAACGGTTAAGTGCCATAGTTATAAACGCACAAACCCAAGAAGTTCTTGAAAGTGTCCATGTCGTTAATTTAAACCAAGTATTTGGTACTATAACCAATGAAAAAGGAGAGTTTTCAATAACCGCAGCAGTTAATGATACTTTATATTTTTCCTTTTTAGGATTTAAATCTCAAAAAATTAGGGTTACCAATGATATGTTCAAATTTAAAGACACCAAAATTTCTTTAACAGAATTGGCTTATGCCTTGGAAGAAGTAATTGTTAGACCCTATCAACTTACGGGATATTTAGAAATTGATGTTAAAAATCTTCCAATAAATAATGCCTATCAGTATAGCATATCTGGCTTAGGTGTCAGCTACGAAGGTGGTAGTAAAAACCCTAGTGCAGTAACAAAAGTCTTAGGTGCAATTTTAAATCCTGCAGATTTACTTCGAAACTTATTTGGAAAGAAACCCGCACAAATGCGTAAACTAAGACAAATGCGAGAAGACGATGAAATTCGTAATTTGTTGGCATCAAAATTTGATAGAGAAACGCTTACTGAATTTCTTCAGTTAGAAAAAGTAGATATTCAAGATATTCTTAATAATTGTAATTACTCAAAATCTTTCATTACAACGGCCAATGACCTTCAAATTCTTGATGCTATTAGTAGCTGTTTCGAAGAATATAAAGTACTTAATAGAAAAAAATAATATTTTTTAAATTCAAATCCTTGTTATAGCTTTAAAGCAAATAACAGGAAATGAAAAAGTTGTTCTTATTTATAGTATGTTTTATGGTTTTGGTTTCTTGCCAACCAAACACTAAAAACAAAGTTGAAAAAATTGTAATTGTCAACGACACTTTAAATAAACCCAACAAGAATCCTAATTTTCAATGGGAAGCCGCAACTATTTACTTTTTACTTACCGATCGTTTTAATAATGGCAACCCAAATAATGACCTCAATTTTGAACGTGATTCAGAAACTGGAAAGCTAAGAGGATTTATGGGAGGTGATATTCAAGGTATTACCCAAAAAATTCAAGAAGGTTATTTTTCTAAGCTTGGCGTAAACGCAATATGGTTTACCCCTGTAATTGAACAGGTTCATGGTGATACGGATGAGGGTACTGGCAACACGTACGGCTATCATGGCTATTGGGCAAAAGATTGGACTGCATTAGACCCCAATTTTGGTACTGAAAAAGATTTAAATCAATTAGTTAAAACTGCACATGAAAACGGTATACGAGTTTTATTGGACGTCGTTTTAAACCATACCGGACCCGTAACTGAAAGAGACCCTGTTTGGCCTAAAGAATGGGTGAGAACATCCCCTACTTGCGAATTTACAACATATGAAAACACAACGGAATGTACTCTTGTGGCTAACTTACCTGATATTTTAACTGAATCGGATATCGCTGTAAACTTACCCGATGCTCTTTTAGCAAAGTGGAAGGTTGAAGGTAGATTAAGTGAAGAATTAGACGAGTTAGACTTATTTTTTGACCGAACTGGCTACCCAAGAGCTCCTAAGTTTTATATAATTAAGTGGTTAACCGATTATATTAATAAATACGGAGTAGACGGATTTAGGGTTGATACTGTTAAACATGTAAATGAAAATTCTTGGGCCGAATTATATAAGGAATCTTCAATAGCATTTGAACTTTGGAAAAAGAAAAACAAAGACCAAGTTTTAGATGACAACCCTTTTTATATGGTTGGTGAAGTATATAATTATGGTATATCTAGTGGGCAGGAGTACGACTTCGGAGACAAAAAAGTAAATTATTTTGATAATGGATTTAAGAGCCTTATCAATTTTGAATTAAAGACGGATGCCGAAAAGGATTATGAATCTATTTTTACCAAATACAGCAAACTTTTACACACTACTTTAAAAAACAAAAGCGTTCTAAACTACCTTACATCACATGATGATGGCCAACCTTTTGATAAGGAAAGAACTAATCCGAAACGGGCAGCAAATGTATTATTATTGACTCCTGGAGCTTCGCAAATTTACTATGGCGATGAAACTGCACGGGATTTAACCATTGAAGGTACCAAAGGCGATGCCACTTTAAGATCATTTATGAATTGGGACGAATTAGATAGCTTACAGCAAACGAAAGAAATCTTAAGTCATTGGCAAAAACTAGGAACCTTTAGAAATAACCACCCATCTATTGGAGCAGGAATTCACAACCGTATTTCAAAATCTCCATATGTGTTTAGTAGATATTTAAAAAAGGATAATTATGTAGATAAAGTTGTTATTGGTCTAGATTTACCAAAGGGTAAAAAGTCTATTTCCGTAAAAGGTGTTTTTGGAGAAGGCACAAAACTTTATGACAGTTTTTCAAAGACTGAAACAATAGTAACTAAAGGTAAAGTTATACTTGAAAATAATCTAGATATAGCTTTGCTTGAATTAGCTCAATAAGATAACTACTTATTGGAATGTACGGCTATTCTATTGCCCTCGGTATCTTTTAATAGGCCCATAAACCCATGCCCTTCCCCTATTTCGGATTTTGGCTGTATCACTTGTCCACCTGCTTTTTCAACTTTGCCTAATACAACTGCCGCATCTTCGCACGCAAAGTAAATTAAGGTACCATCTGTTAAACTAGGTACATATTGCATATGCTGTACCAAGGCACCATTGGCGACTCCTAAGTTTGGTTTACCTGGGAATAAACCCATAACAAATTCCCCAAAATTATTAACTGTAATAGTTACGTCCAATATAGTTTCATAAAACTTTTTAGCGCGCTCCATATTAATCACCGGAACTTCAAACCATGCTATCATAAATTATTTGTTTAAATTGTTTTTTAAATTTTGAAGTCCTTGTTCAAAATCTTTACCTACCATTTTATCCATACTCATAAACAGCATCATTATATTCATAGGAAATTTATTATTTCCGGTAAAACCCCAAGTAACCTTGCTTCTGTTCCCGTCTAGTTCTTCAAGTTCCATATAACAATCTGATTGAGACTTATATGGCTTTAAAAATCTTAAGTCCTGTTCAATTCGTTTACCTTCTACTATTTTAGTTATTTCTTGTTCCCCCTCACCTACTTCTTTATTACCGTTCCAATAACTTACAGCACCAATTTCGCCATCAATGCCAGTAAATTTTTGTTCCATATTAGGGTCTTTTTTAGCCCAAGGAGACCATTCTTGTTGCTTTTTTAAATACTTAAGGTTCTCCCAAACTATATCTGTAGAATGGTCGAAATCAATACTTCTAGAAACATTGTAATTTTTAGGTGCGATTAAAGCCATTAAAATTACCAACGCCAATAAAATTCCTATAATAATTAATGCAGTATACATTCTTTAGCTATTTAGTTGTTAATTAACAAGTAAAGCAAATTTTAATTATCGGTATTATACCTTTCTAATATATCATCTATACTTCTTATTGATTTCTTGGTCCAATTTAATCGTAATTCCAACATTTCATCCGAAGTCAATTTCCAATCTACATTTGATGATTTTAACTTAGTAGTTAAATGTTGTAATATAATTGCTGCCGACACCGATATATTAAGACTTTCGGTAAAACCAACCATTGGTATTTTTAAATATGCATCTGAGTTTTCCAATACATAATCACTTAAACCTTTTTTCTCCGTTCCAAAAAACAAAGCGATTTTGCTATC
The genomic region above belongs to Maribacter hydrothermalis and contains:
- a CDS encoding carboxypeptidase-like regulatory domain-containing protein; the encoded protein is MKYLLLVLITLSSLIGFSQDTEESQRLSAIVINAQTQEVLESVHVVNLNQVFGTITNEKGEFSITAAVNDTLYFSFLGFKSQKIRVTNDMFKFKDTKISLTELAYALEEVIVRPYQLTGYLEIDVKNLPINNAYQYSISGLGVSYEGGSKNPSAVTKVLGAILNPADLLRNLFGKKPAQMRKLRQMREDDEIRNLLASKFDRETLTEFLQLEKVDIQDILNNCNYSKSFITTANDLQILDAISSCFEEYKVLNRKK
- a CDS encoding alpha-amylase family glycosyl hydrolase, yielding MKKLFLFIVCFMVLVSCQPNTKNKVEKIVIVNDTLNKPNKNPNFQWEAATIYFLLTDRFNNGNPNNDLNFERDSETGKLRGFMGGDIQGITQKIQEGYFSKLGVNAIWFTPVIEQVHGDTDEGTGNTYGYHGYWAKDWTALDPNFGTEKDLNQLVKTAHENGIRVLLDVVLNHTGPVTERDPVWPKEWVRTSPTCEFTTYENTTECTLVANLPDILTESDIAVNLPDALLAKWKVEGRLSEELDELDLFFDRTGYPRAPKFYIIKWLTDYINKYGVDGFRVDTVKHVNENSWAELYKESSIAFELWKKKNKDQVLDDNPFYMVGEVYNYGISSGQEYDFGDKKVNYFDNGFKSLINFELKTDAEKDYESIFTKYSKLLHTTLKNKSVLNYLTSHDDGQPFDKERTNPKRAANVLLLTPGASQIYYGDETARDLTIEGTKGDATLRSFMNWDELDSLQQTKEILSHWQKLGTFRNNHPSIGAGIHNRISKSPYVFSRYLKKDNYVDKVVIGLDLPKGKKSISVKGVFGEGTKLYDSFSKTETIVTKGKVILENNLDIALLELAQ
- a CDS encoding VOC family protein codes for the protein MIAWFEVPVINMERAKKFYETILDVTITVNNFGEFVMGLFPGKPNLGVANGALVQHMQYVPSLTDGTLIYFACEDAAVVLGKVEKAGGQVIQPKSEIGEGHGFMGLLKDTEGNRIAVHSNK
- a CDS encoding SRPBCC family protein, with amino-acid sequence MYTALIIIGILLALVILMALIAPKNYNVSRSIDFDHSTDIVWENLKYLKKQQEWSPWAKKDPNMEQKFTGIDGEIGAVSYWNGNKEVGEGEQEITKIVEGKRIEQDLRFLKPYKSQSDCYMELEELDGNRSKVTWGFTGNNKFPMNIMMLFMSMDKMVGKDFEQGLQNLKNNLNK